One region of Micromonospora ureilytica genomic DNA includes:
- a CDS encoding WapI family immunity protein codes for MEIRSDDGARVRVRPVGYQPGIDPPDDPDRATPGWHDWLLIEVDARTADGQTWSHHYPSLMVEEARALGGWLHGQATAALGLSAPPAMVSFTEPNLALRSRVLRRRRLELIVEFSAESLPPWMRRPSTAIYPLILTVSADALATAAEHWAEHCEAYPPRTQSRFPTHGPQPYRRQAG; via the coding sequence GTGGAGATCCGGTCTGACGATGGCGCTCGGGTGCGGGTACGCCCCGTCGGCTACCAGCCCGGCATCGACCCGCCCGACGACCCCGACCGCGCCACGCCCGGCTGGCACGACTGGCTGCTCATCGAGGTCGACGCCCGCACCGCCGACGGTCAGACCTGGTCACACCACTACCCGAGCCTGATGGTCGAGGAGGCCCGCGCGCTCGGCGGCTGGCTGCACGGGCAGGCCACCGCCGCCCTCGGGCTCAGCGCGCCGCCGGCGATGGTCAGCTTCACCGAACCCAACCTGGCCCTGCGCAGCCGGGTGCTGCGCCGCCGCCGGCTGGAACTGATCGTGGAGTTCTCCGCCGAGTCCCTGCCACCGTGGATGCGCCGCCCGTCCACGGCTATCTACCCGCTGATCCTCACCGTGTCCGCGGACGCCCTCGCCACCGCCGCCGAACACTGGGCCGAGCACTGCGAGGCGTACCCACCGCGTACCCAGTCGCGGTTCCCGACCCACGGCCCGCAGCCGTACCGGCGGCAGGCCGGCTGA